ACAACAGCCAGGCCAGCAAATGTACCGGACTGAAGGGTCTTTTAAACCAGACAGGCTGGTTAAGAAGGAGAAGGGCCACAATTCCTTCAAAGGCAAAAAAACGATAAAAACCATGTACCCTGAAATCTCTCAAAGCTCTCCAGGAAAAGCAGATCAAGAGAAATGTACAGAGAATGAAAACTGCTCCACGAACCATAAATAATTCCTTGTCAGTGCCCTTACTGAAATGGCAGGATCCCACCCCCTGCCAACAGTAAACCAGAATTCGTGACGGTTTTGTGATTGTGATTTCAGTAATATGTTGAAAGAAAAGTTAAAATAATTCAAAAAACAGCATACACCGTAAACAAAAAGCAAAAGCATATTTTACCACACTTTACAAACAATTTATTGTTATTTTCTTGAATTTGATGCAATTATCAACAACACGCTGCCTGATTACAGACGAAACTCAGCCAAGCATTTGTGAGCCTGAAGATGTGCCTTTTACCGGGCGTATTCTAAAATCATATTGTGCAGACTGAAAAATTATGAAAGCATTTTTTTATGAAGATTGACGAAGTTCCCCAGGATAACGGTATGATCGCCGATCACGGCCATGAAATCTGCTATGCCGTAGATGAAAACGGTCGCTACAGACTTGTACCCAGCCTTGGATGGGAAGCCAAAAATATTGTTAATGATCAGGCGTGGGAAGTGATCAGCAGCGAAGCTGAAAAAATGTACACCCTGGCCAAAAAGGGAAAGGTCAGCCCCCTTGCTTACTACCAGGTAAAACACCAGATGGACCTGACTCTTCTTGCCAAATATGTTTCCCTGCCGAGATGGCGGGTACGCAGACACATGAAACCGGCTGTTTTTCATAAACTGCCGACCAGAATTTTACAAAAATACTGCTCTGTTTTTGGTATTTCCATGGATGAACTACTCAACCTCCCGGAATCATTTTCACACCAGCAGGTAAAGAACCGATTGACATAACAAGACGACTTTCCAATATACAAATGATAGAATTTCACCACAGACAATCCGCCCACTGTGAAAGCGGCGTCACCTCCAATCTTCTTTATTTTTACGGTGTTGACTGCTCGGAGGCTCTGGCATTCGGCATCGGCGACGGATTGTTTTTCGGTTACCTGCCTTTTATCCGCGTCAACAAACTGCCACTGACCACTTTCAGGTGTTCAGTGGGAACTATTTTCAACAAGGTCAGTAAACGGCTGGGTGTGACAGTCAGACGAAAAAAGTTCCGATCCCCCGCAAAGGCAATGGACGAACTGGACAAAAAGCTCGACCAGGGGATTCCCGTGGGCTGTCAGACCGGGGCCTACTGGCTGCCCTATTTCCCGCCTGCTTTTCGTTTTCATTTTAACATGCACAATCTTGTCGTCCTCGGCAGGGAGGGAAGTGATTATATCATCAGCGATCCCGTGTTTGACGATCTTGTCCGCTGCCACAGGAGCGATCTCATCAAGGCACGTTTTGCCAAAGGTGCCCTGGCACCAAAAGGGGCCATGTATTACCTTGAACATGTCCCAGACTCTCCGGATATACAACAAGCCGTGGCAACAGGGATTACCTCAGTCAGTAAAATCATGCTGAAAACCCCGGTTCCTTTTCTCGGGGTCCGGGGAATCAATTTCCTGGCAAACAGGTTGGCCGGCTGGCCGAAAAAACTTGGAGCCGAAAACGCGGCCCTCCATCTTGGTCAACTTATACGGATGCAGGAGGAAATCGGCACGGGCGGCGGAGGATTCCGCTTTATTTACGCGGCGTTTCTTCAGGAAGCAGCCGCCGTTCTTGAAAAACAGGAACTTGCAAGGCTCTCGAATCAAATGACTCTCACGGGAGATAAATGGCGGGGTTTTGCCACCCTTGGAGCAAGAGTCTGCAAGGGCAGGGCAAAGGATGAAGATGTCTATGACAGACTGGCAGACATGCTGCGGGAATGTGCACAACAGGAGACAGCCATCTACCGGGAACTGGGAGAAATTGCCGCCCTATGAACAGCCGAAAGAGAAATATCCTCCTGACAGCAGAAAATGTGTCCATGACCTACCCGAAGACACCGGGGCCGGCCCTGGATCATATTTCTCTTACCATCAGAAAAGGAGAGCTGCTTGGCCTTATCGGCCCGAACGGCGCCGGAAAAACAACTCTCATTTCCATCCTCTCCACCCTCTTTCCCCGACTGAGGGTGATCTGTTTTTTGAGAATGTTAACATGGTGCAGGATCCGGACAGTATCCGCCCGAAAATAGGCCTGGTTCCCCAGGAAACCGCCCTGTATGAAAACCTGACCGGCAGGGAAAACCTGTCTTATTTTGCAAGCCTCTATGGACTGAAGAAAAAAAAGGCCCGCTCCCAAACGGATCACTATCTCAAAATGTTCGGCCTCGGGGAAAAAGCGGACAGCAGAATCAAAACCTATTCCGGCGGCATGAAGAGAAGAATCAATCTGATTGCGGGGCTTCTCCATAAACCTGACCTGCTCTTCCTCGATGAGCCCACGGTGGGCATTGACGCCCAATCGAGAAACCTCATTATGGAAAAACTCCTGCTTCTCCATGAACAGGGGATGACCATGATTTACACAACACATTATATGGAAGAGATAGAAAAAATCTGCGAAAAAGTCGCCATTATAGACCAGGGAAAAATCATCTGCCAGGGAAACCCCGCCACCCTTGTAAGTGAGAGCCCCGGCTGCTCTGATCTCTCGGAACTCTTTTTTGCCAGAACCGGAAAAGCCCTCAGGGATTTTTAACCAGCCATGAAACTCCTTGCCTCCATCAACAAAGAACTGCTTCTCCTCACCAGGGACCGGGCCGGGCTCATTCTCCTCTTTATCATGCCAGCCTTTCTGGTGATTATCATTACCCTTATTCAGGATCAGGTCACCACAACCTCAGCCAAAATTCTATTTGTGGACAGGGACGGGGGGTTTGTGGCAAAAGAAATAAAAAAAACACTGCTCAACAGCTCCAACTTCAAACTGATCGAAACACTGGAAGGTAAACCGGTGACTCCCGGGCAGGCCGAGAAACTGGTGGCCGGAGGTCAATTTCATTTTTCCATCGTTCTGCCGGAACATCTCAGTCGCGACATCGAGAAAAAGAGCGATTTTCTCGCCAGAAAGAAATTATTCCCGGCAACAGGACAGAAACCGCAAGTGGAAAAGCCGGCCATCACGGTCTGGTTTGACCCCACGGTTCAGGGCAGTTTCCGGGCAGCACTCAATTCTTCCCTGCAGGCTATCATCAAGGGGCAGGAAATACAGTTGACGGTAAAAAAATTCTTTGCCCTGCTTCCGGAAAAAATTCAAGCGTCTCTTCCACCCGGCATGAAGTCTTTAGCGCCCAACCCCCTTTCAACCGCCGATTTTTCAATACCTGAACTTTTTACCGATTCCACATTTACCCACATAGAACAACGCTTTGCAACGAAAATGGGATTCTCCGTACAACCGACACCTGTACAGCAGAATGTACCGGCATGGACCATTTTCGGGATCTTTTTTATTGTTCTCCCCCTTGCGGGTTCAATCATTTCAGAACGGAACTCGGGCACACTGAAACGGCTCAGAATCATGCCTGTAAGCTACTTCACCGTCATGGCCGGTAAACTGACAGCCTTTACACTGATAAGTCTCTCCCAGTTCGCTGTTATTCTTCTTGCAAGCTGGTATATCCTGCCCCTTTTCGGGGTCGAACGATTCGATGCAGGCACAGAACCCCTCGCTTTTGCCGTTGTCCTTCTGGCTGTAATCTGTGCCGCCAACGGTTACGGGATCTTTCTCGGCACGTTCTGCAGGACCTATGAACAGGTCTCCATGTTTGCCCCCGTCTCAATTGTCATCGCCGCCGCCATAGGTGGAGTCCTGGTTCCGGTCTACGCCCTGCCCGACTTTATCAGGCCCCTGTCAATCCTTTCCCCTCTCTACTGGGGCCAGGCCGGGTTTTATGATCTGCTCCTCCGCCAGGGGGATCTCTTTTCCATACTGCCCGAGGCGGGCGCACTCTCCGGGTTTGGAATACTACTGTGCATTATTGCACTGGCCCGTAATCGTGGATAGCCTTTTTCCTGAAAACACCTCAATTAGCTTTAAAACCCTGAGCCATCTGCACCAACACACCTTCACATATTAGTTGTGGGATTTATATCTAAATTCACTGCATTTCACGTAATTTTAATGCGATTTCAATATGTTAATAATACAACGGTGGTATCATGGTTGTGTGCATTTTGCCCCGGCCATGGTGATGAGTTGCGGTTTTACGTTATTATTTCTTGACTTCAATTAAGCTCCATATGTATACTAGGCATTGAGCTTAAAATCTCGAACTTTCGCTCTTTATTGTCTGATTGCCAACAAAACTCCACCAAAAATTTGCGCAATAGTTATATGTAGTTGTTTTCACTAGATAATTGAAAATAACCAGACTATTATGATAAAAAAAGGCTCTCAATTATTATGAAAAAGTACATCTTAATGCTAACACAACAAAATTGATACAATAGCAAGATCGAGTGACTATTTTAAACAGAATAGCAAACAACACAAGAATCGATACTATCCACCGTGCATGGAATCCGAAAATCCTACCTGGAACCAAAATAGGTGAGAGCAGAGGCCATGGCTTCTTCAAAATCCTCCATTACATGACCAAAGCGCCCTTTAAGATCATCACTGAGGTGCTGGACATATTCCCTGGCGCCCTCTTCGCCATATTTTTCCTTAAACATTTGAAATGTATCTGGTATTTTTGTAATATCGTGTCTTTCGTTTTTTTTATCCGGATCATCTATCCATTCATGGACCTCCCTGTATTCCTTCCCCGTTCTTGCAAGGCTTTTCTCCACATGCTTTTTTATCGGTGGCATTTCATCCTCCCTTTTGAATAAAAGATTCTTCTGATTACACTGAAAACTCAAACTGGTAAAACAGACACATATAAAGCTTCAAAAATTTCTATACCTTTTTCCAAAGCCTCCATATCCGATATCGATACTTTTCTGATACCTGAAAGAACAAGCTCCACACCCTCCGCAGCCTGACGCCCGTACTTTCCATCAGCCAGGTCGATTTCATGAACGATGCGGCCTATCCGGCTGACTGAGTGATCCGTCAGCCCGAAAGACTCACAAAGCACCTCAAAAGTACAGAGCGGACCGACATGTGTAAATTCTCCATTCTTAATATCGTAGGCGATCTTTTTTTCGTCTTTCTGCTGAAAATCTCCTGCAATAAATTCAAATTCCGGGTTGCCATCGATAAACTTCCGGATCAGCCAGGCGGATGCCATCCTGTCCACGAAAGGATTTTTTCGGGTCACCCAGACCCTTCCCTGGTAGTTTTCACGCCTGCAACGGGGAATTTGGTAAGACCCTGAACCAGTACTATCCCCTTTTCTGCTCAATCTGTCGGCAGCTTTTTTGATAGTTCTCAATCTTTCGTCCAGATCACGCCCCATACTTGTCCCGAAAAAATCATGCTTTTTGATCCGGTTGAGTTCTTTCCGCAATTTATTCATCTCAGTAACTAAATCAGCCCTGCGGCCAACCTGCATTTCCCTGCTGATCAGCTCAAGCTTCTGTTCCAGACCGGACAGGCGGCCAGAAAGTTTACCATACAGTTCAATACACCTGTCATTAAACAACTCAACCAGCTCGTTTGACGAAAACGGTTCAACCGTTCCCGTTCGAACCAGGGCACCATCCCCGCCAAGAGAAGACAATTCTGCAATCAACCACTGGAGTATTTCATGATGTTCTTCACTGTATGGTAAAACATAGACTGCACTCTTTAATCTGACTGCCCCTATCCTGGCAAGTTTACGCCATATTTTCGTCCTACCCCCGGAGGTCTTGCCGGGATTGAATAGAAAAAAAGGAGCCATTCCTGCTTTTCACTTTTCCTTTGTTTTTCCATTTTCAACTGAACCGGTTTTCTCAACTGCATCAGTTTCCAGCAATAAATATGCAACACACGTTACATATATTAGCAACATTCAATTCATAATTCAACCCGTGAAAGAAAGTTGCGCCGGGAACACTTATGCCTTAAAATGTTTGTTGCTTCACTCTCCTGTATCCTGGCCGAGGTCTTCCATGAACCATGTTTTCAGCTTTATCATTTTTCTTCTTTTCAGTACTCTCCTGTTGACAGGTTGTTCATCGAAACAGCTCTACCGGTTTGATAACATCCGCCTCGTTCGCCCGGAAAAACAGCAAACCACAAATACTCTCTTTCCCTCCTTCTTAATCCATAAATGGCAACAGACATACAATAGACCGGGTCAGGTTCGCGTGCGTGGAAACAGCAAAGAATCCGAGATATTTATTGATCCGAAAACTCCCGTTATTTATTGTTTCTGTTGAAGGTTAAAACCTTCGCCTTTTAGGCGAATAGCATTTTGCTAGCGGTTGCTTTATAATGCCTCCGTATGAAATATCGCCAAGGGAGTCATACGAACTTTAAAATCGAGTATCACTTTGTTTGGGTCACGAAGTATCGGTATCACATGCTTCAGGGAGACCTCGCTCTTCGTGTTCGGGAGCTCGTCCGTCAAACATGTGAACGATTTGAAATCCAGATTCTGCGGGGCGTGGTTAGTAAAGACCATGTGCATATTCTTGTTTCTGCTCCTCCGACTATTTCTCCCTCTGAGATAATGCGTAGGGTCAAAGGAAGGGTGTCCCGCAAGATATTTGAAGAGTTTCCGCATGTGAAAAAGCGCTATTGGGGGCGACATTTTTGGGCTCGTGGTTACTTTTGTGTAACATCGGGGGAGCTGACCAAAGAAATGATCCAGGAGTATCTGGCTCATCACTTTGAAAGAGATCCCGATGACAAATTTGATATTGAATAACCGGCTGCGTGAGCCTGCCGGTATTGCTGGACTTTCAGTCCGCGAAGATTAAACCCACCCACTTCAAGTGGGTGGTTGTTTAGTTTGATACCCATTCTTTTTCCACGGAAAGGGCCGAATACACCAATCTCATTTACCGGATTCACTTTCCTGAAATTCCGTTCAGTCTTTTTCCCTTCCATCTGGCCACAGGAAAAAATGTGGGTATTCTCGTCATCATCACTGTTGACAGGAACAGGCACCCTGTACTGGTCACCACGGCAAATACTTGTGGATGTTACGTATCCATTACCGCAACCAGTTTTCTCCCACGGCAGGCATATCCAGACAGCTGGCCGATAAAAGAACAACCCATTTATGGAGAAATATTGCCCGCCCGTTTGACCATAGATTACCCTGACAGTGAACTGAGAATCTCCATCCGCCCGGAAGTGCACAGGGTTATGAACATTGAGATTGTCCCGCCACATGCTGAAAATAAATTCCATACGGTAACAGCAGGACTGCTCCCGCTGGCAATATTAAAATCCCTGCAGCTTTCTGATGGGAAATTCACCAGCATGTACTACGACACCTGGCCCCTGCGGGGACACGTAAAGGGTGCAATAAAACCCTGGGAAACACTGCTGCTCAGCCTGGTAAGTCTGGATCTGTTCGTGGGAATGGATAAGGAATATGGCAGGACTGCCGAAACAGGGAATTCGTTTTATACCAGCCTCCTTCCATGGAACCGCAAGGCATCTGATATGAATGATTTTGCCCGGTTTCTGCGTTTTTACGACTGGAAGCTGTAAGATGGATAAAAAGATTTTCTTATGGAAAAAATGCTGATGAATCCCTCGATTCTGTTCAAGGGATTCATCTATCTGGACAGGGATTTTTTCATGCTGTACAAAACGCAATATGATCCCATATTCGATAGTCTGAAATCCTCCCCCACCCTCTTGTCAGATTAAGATCAACCCGCAGCCATATAATATAGGCACAGGGGAGCAACGCGGATATATCAAAATGATGGCCTATGCTGCCGGACACAGCCTCACCACCCGCTAAAACAGGAGCGAAAGACGGAGGTAAAGGAGGGTTCCCCTCGAAATAAACACTGACCTGCTCAGCAAACGGATGATACACAGTAAACAGGGCTCCCAGGTCATTGCTCAGTGTTCCGCATCCGCTTCCATGGTCAACCATCTCTTTTATATCCAGCATACAGACCGCCCGCCGCGTTGGTGTAGCTGGTGCCCATCCCGGATGAAGATTATATTTATAGTGAAGATTACTGATGATTATTTTATCCAGCGTATTGGTGTCACTGACAATTGTCGACCCAACTGTACGGGCTTCAAATGTCAGTGCAAAAGTATGGGTTTCAGGTTTTTTACCTGGAGGAACCGCATCCCCGGCATGCTGGGAAGGCGAAGAAGTGAGATCGAAAAATTCATCAACAAGTTTTCTGCTGTTCAATTTTATCAACCAGCTGTTCGGCACAAATTTACCTGCCCCTGGTGCCGGTGGAAGGCCGATATCATTTTCCCTCGGTACTTCAATCCACCCCCCTGGTTTGACGGGAATATTGTGGGTTGCACCGGGGTTGTTAATCCAGTAATCTTCTGAATCGATTTCCCACACTCCCAACAACCCGTTAAAACGCCAGAATTCTATCTGTCCGATAACAGTCGGAACTATCATTCCAGAGTCAACATCTTCCAGACTTCCCAAAGTACCCCCACTGTACCTGCCGAAACGAAAACGGTACTCCATAGCCAATGAATCTCCCCCATCCGGCAAAATACCTCTCAGGGAAAGAGTATCAGTAAACGCATAGTTTCCAGATTGTGTCAAACCGGATGCGGTGAAATCCGTAGTGATGCGATAGCTGCCAACTTTGGTAAAAAGCGGATAGGTGTGATCAGTCGGCACTTGCTCCGGAACGTCTTTCAGGCAAAGCTGTACACAGAAACAGGGCCCGGCATTTTCCCTGTCGACGTTTCTCCCCCTGGCTGGAGATTCGCCCTGCAGCAGCGTACCGGAGGGAGTCTCGATCTTGAAGTAAAGATCAGGACCACCAATCATTTCCCAGTTGATCCAGGGCGAAAGCGGTGTCTCCTTAAAATCTTCAGTACCATAATCAATACGAAATTTCCCGGCTCCATCGGTAAGAGCTGTTCCCAGTTCATCATCCTGAAGCCAGTCAACATCAAAAGCCCTTACCCTCACTCCCTGCACCGGAATCTGTGTCTCACAAACAGTCACAATCCCACATATCACCCAGGCCCCAAAACGAGCCCGTATCCCACACCAGAAACGAGAAGGAACTGTATAATCCCAGGCTGCAATTAGACCGTTCTCCCAATCACGCCATTGTGGTTGCAAAATAGTTATACTGAACTGGACGGGTGGGTATTTAATCTTTCCAGGTTGTCTGCCTGGAACTGTTTCGCAATAAACGTCCACTTCAAATGCCTCTCCAGCGTATTTTTCTTCTTCTCCCAGATCAAACACAAAATTACCCTGCCCGTCCATCACCGTTTCTGCAAGCAGATTGTTTTGCTTTCCCCTCACATCCTGATCGGTTAAAATACTGAAGGTTTCCTTTGGCGCCACAGAGGCCAAAGCTGTCACATTCTGCCCTTTTCCGGCTCTGTAAAGGCGAACCTTTAGACCGGCCAGTGGTTCCAGACACTGCTCACAAATCCGTCCTTGCAGTCTTCCCTTGAAAATGTAATTCATCATGGTTCCTCCAGTTGTAAAATGGTGGCGCCTGCACTTTAAATTAGTATTCAACGTTACAAATCCATTTTGTTGAAACAGTTCGGCAGTAGAGGCTATATTGGCACTACCGGATTAAAAAAGCGTGACTCCGGCTGGATACATGAATACAGGAACTGGCCGCATAGGCACATTGCGGTATATTTTTTTCTGCAATAAACGATCCGAAACCGGGGGCAGCATAACTTATTGATCTTATTATGATATATATTTAGTACGGAAAATATGTTCCGTTTTTTCCGGTATCAACCAGGGCAGTGTGCATATTTTACCCACAACCATCACCATTCAGAGTGATATCAGCTCTTAAAAACGATCAGGCATATTGCCGGAAAGGGATAGCCCATGGCAAACTTATTTAAAATAGAGTATATGGATATCGTTCCCAATGCCCCATGGGTGAAATAATGATAATAAACGTTTTCTGGAGAAAAAATGGCGTACAAGGACATTCAGGGCCTTGAAAAGGAGCTGCTGGATCTGATACTTTCAACTTGTGAGCGAGACAAAGAAGACGCAGCAGATATGAACTGCGATTCGCCCCTGATCGGCCCTGAATCAATTCTTGGACTGGACTCCCTGGATGCAGTTGAAATCGTGTCTCTCATCCAGACCCATTTCGGTGTCCGTATCACATCAAAGGAAACCAGTGTGGAAGTTTTAAATTCTCTTGCCACTATCGCCGATTATATTCGGGTCAACAGATAGAAAATGAGTTGTACAATTACAGGAATCGGCGTTGTGGGAGCTTTCGGCACCAACCTGAAGGAGATGGTAGAATCGGTAGCTCAGGCGGAAAGCAGACCGGAACTCCTGTCCTGGCACGAAAAGCATCATATGCCTGTATTCAAGGCAAAAACAGATGGAATTGCAGAGTTTTTTCCCAAAAACCTCCTGCGACGAACCGATCACTTCTCAAAGATGGCTCTCCTGGCAGCCTCTCTGGCAATTCAGAAGTACGAAGAACAGGAAAAGTGTTCCGGTGATGACACCGGAATAATAGTGGCTACCGGGTACGGCAGTATCACCTCTACCTGTCGGTTCAAGGATTCTGTTTTTGCAAGTGAAGACAAGGGCCCGTCCCCCCTGCTGTTTTCCAGGTCCGTTCATAATCAGGCGGCATCACATCTGGCGATCCTGTTGGGTATTACCGGCCCCAATCTCACTGTAAGCCAGCATTATCTTTCCTTCCACAGTGCCGTACAGACAGCCTGTCTCTGGCTTGCGGAACG
The DNA window shown above is from Desulfomarina profundi and carries:
- the tnpA gene encoding IS200/IS605 family transposase, yielding MKYRQGSHTNFKIEYHFVWVTKYRYHMLQGDLALRVRELVRQTCERFEIQILRGVVSKDHVHILVSAPPTISPSEIMRRVKGRVSRKIFEEFPHVKKRYWGRHFWARGYFCVTSGELTKEMIQEYLAHHFERDPDDKFDIE
- a CDS encoding BtrH N-terminal domain-containing protein, which gives rise to MIEFHHRQSAHCESGVTSNLLYFYGVDCSEALAFGIGDGLFFGYLPFIRVNKLPLTTFRCSVGTIFNKVSKRLGVTVRRKKFRSPAKAMDELDKKLDQGIPVGCQTGAYWLPYFPPAFRFHFNMHNLVVLGREGSDYIISDPVFDDLVRCHRSDLIKARFAKGALAPKGAMYYLEHVPDSPDIQQAVATGITSVSKIMLKTPVPFLGVRGINFLANRLAGWPKKLGAENAALHLGQLIRMQEEIGTGGGGFRFIYAAFLQEAAAVLEKQELARLSNQMTLTGDKWRGFATLGARVCKGRAKDEDVYDRLADMLRECAQQETAIYRELGEIAAL
- a CDS encoding chromate resistance protein ChrB domain-containing protein: MAPFFLFNPGKTSGGRTKIWRKLARIGAVRLKSAVYVLPYSEEHHEILQWLIAELSSLGGDGALVRTGTVEPFSSNELVELFNDRCIELYGKLSGRLSGLEQKLELISREMQVGRRADLVTEMNKLRKELNRIKKHDFFGTSMGRDLDERLRTIKKAADRLSRKGDSTGSGSYQIPRCRRENYQGRVWVTRKNPFVDRMASAWLIRKFIDGNPEFEFIAGDFQQKDEKKIAYDIKNGEFTHVGPLCTFEVLCESFGLTDHSVSRIGRIVHEIDLADGKYGRQAAEGVELVLSGIRKVSISDMEALEKGIEIFEALYVSVLPV
- a CDS encoding ABC transporter permease — protein: MKLLASINKELLLLTRDRAGLILLFIMPAFLVIIITLIQDQVTTTSAKILFVDRDGGFVAKEIKKTLLNSSNFKLIETLEGKPVTPGQAEKLVAGGQFHFSIVLPEHLSRDIEKKSDFLARKKLFPATGQKPQVEKPAITVWFDPTVQGSFRAALNSSLQAIIKGQEIQLTVKKFFALLPEKIQASLPPGMKSLAPNPLSTADFSIPELFTDSTFTHIEQRFATKMGFSVQPTPVQQNVPAWTIFGIFFIVLPLAGSIISERNSGTLKRLRIMPVSYFTVMAGKLTAFTLISLSQFAVILLASWYILPLFGVERFDAGTEPLAFAVVLLAVICAANGYGIFLGTFCRTYEQVSMFAPVSIVIAAAIGGVLVPVYALPDFIRPLSILSPLYWGQAGFYDLLLRQGDLFSILPEAGALSGFGILLCIIALARNRG
- a CDS encoding phosphopantetheine-binding protein, which encodes MAYKDIQGLEKELLDLILSTCERDKEDAADMNCDSPLIGPESILGLDSLDAVEIVSLIQTHFGVRITSKETSVEVLNSLATIADYIRVNR